The Bacillus andreraoultii sequence TTGGCCCCATACTTTCGTAAGTATTGTGATATTGTTTTTCCTTTTCTATTCGGTAATATATCCAAAGGCTCTCTTGTATCTCCGTTTGCGATGATTAACTGATACTTTCCTTCTTTGGTATCCCCTTTATACTCATCTATAGCGATTACTCTCGGGAGTTCCTTAACTTCCCCTACTTCATTTTCGGCAAATGCATCAAATCGTCTTATAACCGTTGAAATCGAAGTACCATATTGTTGAGCTAGTTCCTTAAATGTTTTGGCTTGAACACTTCTCACGTTTACAGCCTGATTCCACTCTTTGGTAAACCGTTTATAACGCTCCACAAAATTGTTTTTCTCAGGAAACCTCTTCTCGCAAGCATCACAACGATATCGTCTCTTGTTATAAAAGATATAGCAGAGGCGTTCAAACCACTTTAAATGCTTGATTTTCTGCATTCGATAATCATGAATTTGTCGTGTTTTGGCACCACATCTAGGACAAGTATGTGTGCGTGCTTCCATTTCAACAAACAACGCTAATCTGTCATCCATTTGTTCCACTTTTAGTATTTTTACGTCTTCTAATCCTGGCATAATTATGTTATTATTCATTTGCACACGACTCCCTTTCTTTAACTTGTTTCTGTCAATTCAAGTATAAAAGGAAATTAGGAGTCGTGTGTCTCTTTTTTTTGAATCTTTTATTAACCCCAACATTTATTATAGAGCCACAATAATAAAACTTGTACGTGCATTTATTGAAAAAGAGGCTGGGACATAACTAGCCAATAATTGTGACAAAAAAGGCGTTGGGTCTACACTTTTTAGTGTAAGCTCCAACGCCTTAATTTTTATTTTACTGGAGTTTTGTCCCAGTCTCTTCTAATTGAAAAGACGAATTCGTTTATTGAGCCATACGGGAACGACGATAAATAAATCCACCAGTAACAAGCATGATTGCACCTACCATTAAATAAAACCAATTATTAAAGAAAGAACCTGTTTTTGGTAACTGTCCATCACTTAATACTGTACTTGAACTCTTATTAGTTCCATTACTGGAGTTTCCATTTCCATCTGTTCCACCTTGATTATTTTTATTCCAATCCGTATTATTCGTTGGATCTTCACCTTTTGAACCACCGTCATCTATTGCTGGCGTTTGATTATCTTTATTTTTATTATCATGTCCAGTCTTATTCTCATCATTTGGTTCTTCTTTATCCGTACCTGGTGTTTGATTCTTGTCATTATCACCATCATTGCCTTTATCTTGGTCATCTCCTGGACCTTCATAAGGAACAACAGAGAACGGTACATGGATAACATCCACTACCTTATTTCCATCTTGATAAAGAGTGATTTTAACATCTAATCCTTTCAGTTTATCAAGTGCTTTTGAGCTTTCACCAATTGCAGTAAAATAACCTTGATTCCATTCTGTTGCTTCAATCGTATCCAAATTGATTGTTGCAGTATTCCCTTTCCATTCGATATCAAGATTACCGCCGACTCCTGAGAAATCCTCAGATAAAAAGTCTTTTAACGAATCAGGTAAATCACCTGTTTTATATCCGTCCGGAGCATGTACTTTTATGTCATCCGGAACTAGAAATTCCACTTTCACCTTTTCAACATCTGCAAGCGTTAAATTTTGTACTTCAAAAGCAAAACGCATGCCAAATTGATTCTTTGGTAATCCTGGGAAGTCTCTTACTAATTGGCTTTCACCATTGAAAATCCAACTTTTGTTCATCGCAGAGTAATCAATATTGGCTTCACCTTCAATTTGACCAATAATTTGATACGTATCATTAATTCGATAAAGTGTTAAACCTTTATTCGACACTTCACCATTTGTCTTCCCAATAATTGGTACGGTCGTTTTAACAACATTTTCTCCCTTTTTAATGGTTGGAAAATGAACGGCCAAAATGTCTTTCCCGTCTTGTTTCAACAGTTTCACATCATCATTACCTTTTAGAACTCTTACTCCTTCTGGTAATTCGAATCCTATATATTCATCTGTAAGTTCTTGTTCAGAGTCATTTGTCACTTTCACATTTAGTCCAATCTCATAATAATGCTTTTCACGATTATAAACAGCAGAACCACTAACAGCCCCTTCAACTTGGATCTCTGGTGTATCATTCATTACTGAAAAATCAATTTCACGTTGAGCACCAATTTGTCCAAGGTCTTCAGCTGTTCCATTTTTAATATCTATATTAAATAAGTATAGATTTTTATTTGGTGAATTATAATCCTTGTCAATTTCACCTACTAAAGGAATATCAAGATATACAAACTGATGTTCGTGCCCTTTTACATCTGGAACTTTTACAGCAATTCCATTATGCCCATCATAAAGTTTAACTGGGACAATTCCTGCTGGCACGTCTGCTACATCTGGAACATAAACACCATCTGGTAAAGCAAAAGCGACCCATTTCTGTTTAATCGGTTTGCTCGAGAAATTTCCTAATCCAGCCTGTAATTTTAGTACAAAATAACCTTTGTTCCAGTCATATTGGAT is a genomic window containing:
- a CDS encoding LPXTG cell wall anchor domain-containing protein, producing the protein MKRKVSLLSLAFLLAFSPAVAFAAENEKSVGNENVEQKVTVQDVSNVVTNEGAEEKQANSEVQETASDVKNNVPTEETSKKEEVAPTVEGEEKVDEATKHEQTTTNKEDAATEEANPVSKQEEAESGVEDEGEISEDNTANENTNDEETNDDDLNLDNIYGTASGKIQYDWNKGYFVLKLQAGLGNFSSKPIKQKWVAFALPDGVYVPDVADVPAGIVPVKLYDGHNGIAVKVPDVKGHEHQFVYLDIPLVGEIDKDYNSPNKNLYLFNIDIKNGTAEDLGQIGAQREIDFSVMNDTPEIQVEGAVSGSAVYNREKHYYEIGLNVKVTNDSEQELTDEYIGFELPEGVRVLKGNDDVKLLKQDGKDILAVHFPTIKKGENVVKTTVPIIGKTNGEVSNKGLTLYRINDTYQIIGQIEGEANIDYSAMNKSWIFNGESQLVRDFPGLPKNQFGMRFAFEVQNLTLADVEKVKVEFLVPDDIKVHAPDGYKTGDLPDSLKDFLSEDFSGVGGNLDIEWKGNTATINLDTIEATEWNQGYFTAIGESSKALDKLKGLDVKITLYQDGNKVVDVIHVPFSVVPYEGPGDDQDKGNDGDNDKNQTPGTDKEEPNDENKTGHDNKNKDNQTPAIDDGGSKGEDPTNNTDWNKNNQGGTDGNGNSSNGTNKSSSTVLSDGQLPKTGSFFNNWFYLMVGAIMLVTGGFIYRRSRMAQ